One Archaeoglobus neptunius genomic region harbors:
- a CDS encoding acetate--CoA ligase family protein has translation VGEMVEKEGIVEMDLNPVFVYENGCVVADARIAVGERKRFDYTLKDVSEIINPKSVAVIGASTNPIKVGNSVVKSLMSNKNLRIYPINPAAKVINGLKAYPSLSVLPETPDLAIIAVPAEKVLEAALDAANAGVKGAVIISSGFKEAEYGEGKELEKMLRDMAEQKNFRIVGPNTFGIVNVIKGINASFTPMFSNVKKGRIALVSQSGGICHYIMHKFLNAGFSYILHLGNRCDIDFPDVLNFLKDSNDTDVVALYIEGVENGRALFGQIREMAEKKRIVVMKSGKSSVADRASLSHTGSMAGDYRVFESAMRQAGAFVAENPVELIDIATALERLDGLDEARGKGVGILTIQAGMGIVAADTIETGGGRVAKFDENTIMKLRKLLPPITMRENPVDLSFSGLDLGIFTGVVDAVSNDSDTGIIMFLYAEAPPSWVIPPEVIRTVAERFKKPGIFVYSTTPENYQKMDMALQDCNAVLFDSVERAARVAAKLCK, from the coding sequence AGTTGGGGAGATGGTCGAGAAAGAGGGTATAGTTGAGATGGACCTGAATCCCGTCTTCGTCTACGAGAATGGATGCGTTGTTGCGGATGCGAGGATTGCTGTTGGGGAGAGAAAGAGGTTTGATTACACCTTAAAGGACGTATCAGAGATTATAAACCCGAAGTCTGTTGCTGTGATCGGAGCCTCGACCAATCCGATAAAGGTCGGAAATTCAGTGGTAAAAAGCCTCATGTCCAACAAAAATTTAAGAATCTATCCTATAAACCCGGCTGCGAAAGTAATCAACGGGTTAAAGGCATATCCTTCACTGAGTGTCCTGCCAGAAACTCCAGATCTGGCCATAATTGCCGTTCCTGCAGAAAAGGTGCTGGAGGCGGCTCTTGATGCTGCAAACGCCGGTGTTAAGGGAGCGGTGATCATCTCGTCGGGTTTCAAGGAGGCCGAGTACGGTGAAGGAAAAGAGCTCGAAAAGATGCTGAGAGATATGGCCGAACAGAAAAACTTCAGAATCGTTGGGCCAAATACGTTTGGCATTGTCAACGTTATAAAGGGAATAAACGCCAGCTTCACTCCGATGTTCAGCAATGTCAAAAAGGGAAGAATAGCCCTGGTTTCCCAGAGTGGAGGAATATGCCATTACATCATGCATAAATTCCTCAATGCAGGATTCAGCTACATTCTCCATCTTGGAAATCGCTGCGACATTGATTTCCCGGATGTTCTAAACTTCCTGAAGGACAGCAATGATACAGATGTCGTTGCACTCTACATTGAAGGTGTGGAAAATGGAAGAGCGCTATTTGGCCAGATAAGAGAGATGGCGGAAAAAAAGAGAATTGTCGTAATGAAATCCGGAAAGAGCAGTGTCGCCGACAGGGCCTCGCTGAGCCATACAGGAAGCATGGCAGGAGATTACAGGGTTTTTGAATCTGCAATGAGACAGGCTGGTGCGTTCGTGGCTGAGAACCCTGTTGAGTTGATTGACATTGCGACAGCCCTTGAAAGACTCGATGGGCTGGACGAGGCGAGGGGGAAGGGCGTGGGTATTCTTACGATTCAGGCTGGTATGGGCATAGTCGCAGCAGATACAATTGAGACCGGCGGAGGGAGAGTAGCGAAATTTGATGAAAATACAATAATGAAGTTGAGAAAGTTGCTACCTCCAATCACGATGAGAGAGAATCCCGTTGACCTGTCCTTCAGTGGTTTAGACCTGGGTATATTTACAGGAGTTGTTGATGCCGTTTCAAACGACAGTGACACCGGAATCATCATGTTCCTGTACGCTGAGGCTCCACCAAGCTGGGTAATCCCACCAGAGGTGATCAGAACGGTTGCAGAAAGATTTAAGAAACCGGGGATCTTCGTTTACTCCACAACTCCCGAAAATTATCAGAAAATGGATATGGCGCTCCAGGACTGCAATGCTGTTCTCTTCGACTCTGTGGAGAGGGCGGCGAGAGTTGCAGCAAAGCTATGCAAATGA
- a CDS encoding ACT domain-containing protein: MNELLITLIVELEDRPGQLLKVLEPISKMGGNIVGIVHQRGRKTPLNRLPVEISFKIDGRKVERLIETLRLSGTIIRSFNEVRLTATTSVLLIGHLIHTDISDTINSIDIDGEAECVEMHVSMPEVSGPSTAIVTISASGNDKLKEAIGKLREICRRKNIMLIEPINEDPV; encoded by the coding sequence ATGAATGAGCTGCTGATTACTCTGATCGTTGAGCTCGAAGACAGGCCCGGACAGCTCCTGAAGGTTCTCGAACCGATCTCAAAGATGGGGGGAAATATAGTTGGAATTGTACACCAGAGAGGCAGAAAAACTCCGCTCAACAGGCTGCCAGTAGAGATTTCTTTTAAGATCGATGGCAGAAAGGTGGAAAGGCTCATCGAAACCCTCAGGCTTTCAGGAACAATCATAAGAAGCTTCAATGAGGTAAGACTCACTGCTACAACATCCGTACTGCTGATAGGACATTTGATTCACACGGACATCAGTGACACGATAAACAGCATTGACATTGACGGAGAGGCTGAATGTGTTGAAATGCACGTGAGCATGCCGGAAGTTTCAGGTCCGTCAACGGCCATAGTAACAATCTCAGCTTCAGGAAATGACAAACTTAAAGAGGCAATTGGGAAGCTCAGAGAAATCTGCAGAAGGAAGAATATTATGCTCATCGAGCCTATAAATGAGGATCCCGTATGA
- the ilvE gene encoding branched-chain-amino-acid transaminase — translation MLLVYIDGEFVPENEAKISIFDHGFLYGDGVFEGIRAYNGKVFRLKEHIDRLYDSAKAIDLEIPLSKEEFIEAILETLRKNNLKDAYIRPIVTRGIGDLGLDPRKCGKPSVIVITKPWGKLYGDLYEKGLTAVTVAVRRNAFDALPPNIKSLNYLNNILAKIEANAKGGDEAIFLDRNGYISEGSGDNIFIVKNGEIITPPTINNLRGITRQVVIEIIEKLGIPFRETNVGLYDLYTADEVFVTGTAAEIAPIVVIDGRKIGDGKPGEVTRRLMEEFRKITEMEGVPIYE, via the coding sequence ATGTTGCTCGTGTATATTGATGGCGAATTTGTTCCGGAAAATGAGGCGAAAATCAGCATATTTGATCACGGATTTCTTTACGGAGATGGCGTCTTCGAGGGGATAAGAGCCTATAACGGAAAGGTTTTCAGACTTAAGGAGCACATTGACCGGCTGTACGACTCTGCAAAGGCTATCGACCTGGAAATACCTCTCAGCAAGGAGGAATTCATAGAGGCCATACTGGAAACCCTGAGAAAAAACAACCTGAAAGATGCATACATAAGACCAATCGTCACGAGAGGAATCGGAGATCTGGGGCTGGATCCGAGGAAGTGCGGCAAACCATCAGTTATAGTCATAACAAAGCCATGGGGTAAGCTCTACGGGGACCTTTACGAAAAGGGCCTTACCGCAGTTACCGTGGCGGTGAGAAGAAACGCCTTTGATGCTCTGCCACCAAACATAAAATCCCTCAACTATCTGAACAACATTCTGGCAAAAATCGAGGCAAACGCAAAGGGTGGTGATGAGGCAATATTCCTTGACCGAAACGGCTACATTTCAGAGGGGAGCGGGGATAACATTTTCATTGTAAAAAACGGTGAGATTATAACCCCGCCAACAATAAACAACCTGAGAGGAATTACCAGACAGGTGGTGATAGAAATTATCGAAAAACTTGGCATACCCTTCAGGGAAACAAATGTTGGACTTTACGACCTGTACACTGCAGACGAGGTTTTTGTAACAGGCACGGCTGCTGAGATCGCACCGATCGTGGTAATAGATGGAAGAAAAATTGGAGATGGTAAACCGGGCGAGGTCACGAGGAGGTTGATGGAGGAATTCAGAAAGATAACAGAAATGGAAGGCGTGCCAATATATGAATGA